The Chryseolinea soli genome contains a region encoding:
- a CDS encoding flavin monoamine oxidase family protein encodes MSHIIIIGSGAAGLMSARMLSEKNHSVTILEARDRIGGRIHKLTEKFSRPVETGAEFIHGDQSLTLALLREANGEAMKVQGNYYTLNKGELEQGDFMDDQWGELTQALNTLTTDTDMASFLDRHFRGDTYQDLRNRVQRFAEGFDTADIHRVSALALREEWSGTDEEHQYHVRDGYSTLMQYLAEKVKKAGGTILLSSPVHEIEWREGHVKVTTDSGRSIEGDNVIVTVPLGVLQKGTIRFTPDLPQHRTAFQAMGFGGVIKFLFEFNEPFWEDHASRKLKNLAFLFSDADIPTWWTQLPDQTPLLTGWFGGPRTFNAHHQTGDLFAKAIASLQYIFKLTPAEIESRIRHWHIADWTQDPFTHGAYGYTTVETSSALALVTKPIQDTLYFAGEAMYEGPSMGTVEAALTSGKEVANKIM; translated from the coding sequence ATGTCACATATTATCATAATCGGCTCCGGAGCCGCAGGACTAATGAGCGCCAGAATGCTGTCGGAGAAAAATCACAGCGTGACGATACTAGAGGCCCGTGACCGAATCGGTGGCCGCATCCACAAGTTGACCGAAAAATTTTCCCGCCCCGTGGAAACGGGTGCCGAATTTATCCACGGCGACCAATCCCTCACGCTCGCCCTACTCCGTGAAGCCAACGGCGAGGCTATGAAAGTGCAAGGAAATTATTATACGCTAAATAAAGGTGAACTAGAGCAAGGCGATTTCATGGACGACCAATGGGGCGAATTGACCCAAGCCCTCAACACCCTGACGACCGACACCGACATGGCCTCTTTTCTGGACCGGCATTTCAGAGGAGACACCTACCAAGACCTGCGCAACCGCGTGCAACGTTTTGCGGAAGGATTCGACACGGCCGATATTCACCGTGTCAGCGCATTGGCTTTAAGAGAAGAGTGGTCGGGAACCGATGAAGAACATCAATATCATGTTCGCGATGGCTACAGCACATTGATGCAGTATCTTGCTGAAAAGGTAAAAAAAGCAGGTGGCACCATCCTGCTTTCTTCGCCGGTTCACGAAATAGAATGGCGAGAAGGCCACGTGAAAGTAACCACCGATTCCGGCAGAAGCATCGAAGGCGACAATGTGATCGTCACCGTACCGTTGGGCGTGTTGCAAAAAGGAACGATACGGTTCACCCCCGATCTGCCGCAGCATCGAACTGCGTTTCAAGCCATGGGCTTTGGAGGGGTCATTAAGTTTCTGTTTGAGTTTAACGAGCCCTTTTGGGAGGATCACGCCAGCAGAAAATTGAAGAACCTCGCTTTTTTATTTTCCGATGCCGACATCCCCACCTGGTGGACACAACTTCCCGACCAGACGCCACTGCTCACTGGCTGGTTTGGCGGCCCGCGTACCTTTAATGCGCATCATCAGACCGGCGATCTGTTTGCAAAAGCCATCGCATCGCTTCAGTACATTTTCAAACTCACTCCCGCCGAAATAGAATCCAGGATCCGCCACTGGCACATCGCCGATTGGACACAAGATCCCTTCACCCACGGCGCATATGGCTACACTACTGTAGAAACCTCAAGCGCTTTGGCCCTGGTGACGAAGCCTATACAAGACACCCTCTATTTTGCTGGAGAAGCCATGTATGAGGGCCCTTCCATGGGGACAGTAGAGGCAGCGTTGACGAGTGGGAAAGAGGTGGCAAACAAAATAATGTAG
- a CDS encoding ABC transporter permease — protein sequence MKKHAPPRLFLRFFRWYCHPDLVSHIEGDLMELYNERLKDTGKRKADWRFVWDVLLLFRPGIIRSQREYDNINNFDMFRNYFKTAWRHLVSSKYYSALNLLGLTLGLTVGLLILLWVNDELHYDGFHSKADRIYRINVNLESSGNKFSVSVVQPTVAFYGLKEIADIEQAARITQTQDYAVFRHKDVALSKNVAVYTDPSFFKIFDYPLVEGDLKNPFPTPESVVLTQATAKRFFGDEDPLGKILLADNKDNFVVSGVMADFPDNSGIKCDILFSTSLAEKQSKDRGWQPLEEQWGNYGWVTFLQLRPGTNLKSVEEKLTQINIKHQPALKPVDVGFYTLQSLKDLHLYDTDGKPSGMQTVKIFAIVAALILLIASINYVNLFTARATLRSKEVSVRKIIGASRKQLFNQFVVQTLLFFLIALTVALGLISFLMPYYNVLAGKHMVLDPFSPMVWKVIGATLLVTLLASSVYPAMLLSSFHPIHALRQKLSWGIRNAAFRKILVVCQFAFSVGLIIATLMIGRQLTFLREKELGYDKSFVIGLDMNRMKDHFEEVKSQLLSQTSITGVTSATNNITNVGGASLDVDWDGKDPNGSFFIHDMGIDKDFISLFKIEMIEGKNFTGAATDSSYFILNETAVRESGIKDPIGKRFRLHRIEGTIVGVVKDFHFVSLRQKIEPFVFHYEPVSSGLFVKANANGAKDALRHIEKVWNQYNDGFPFDYAFMDETYGKHYESEQRIGMLFNLFTGIAIVISCLGLLGLSTYTAQTRVKEIGIRKVMGASVGSIVVMLSKNFLLLIGIAIVIATPVSLWLMQGWLQNFAYQVSVQWWVIALAAGTAVLIAFFTISFQSVRVALENPVKSLRSE from the coding sequence GAGATTTGTGTGGGATGTCCTGTTGCTTTTCCGCCCGGGAATTATCCGCTCGCAAAGAGAATATGACAACATAAACAACTTCGATATGTTTAGAAACTACTTCAAGACTGCCTGGCGCCATCTCGTGAGCAGCAAATATTACAGTGCGCTCAACCTCTTGGGACTCACCCTGGGGCTCACGGTGGGATTGCTCATTCTGCTGTGGGTGAATGATGAGCTGCACTACGACGGCTTCCACAGCAAGGCCGACCGGATCTATCGGATCAACGTGAACCTGGAATCGAGCGGCAACAAATTTTCGGTGTCAGTTGTGCAGCCCACCGTGGCCTTCTATGGATTGAAAGAGATTGCTGACATTGAGCAGGCCGCACGCATCACGCAGACGCAAGACTATGCCGTTTTTCGCCACAAGGATGTGGCGCTCAGCAAAAATGTGGCGGTCTATACCGATCCCTCTTTCTTTAAGATCTTTGACTATCCCTTGGTGGAAGGCGACTTGAAAAATCCATTCCCCACACCCGAGTCGGTGGTGCTCACCCAAGCCACGGCGAAACGATTCTTTGGAGACGAAGATCCGTTGGGAAAGATCTTGTTGGCCGACAACAAAGACAATTTCGTGGTGAGTGGCGTCATGGCCGATTTCCCGGATAACTCCGGCATAAAATGCGACATCCTGTTTTCTACTTCGCTAGCGGAGAAGCAAAGTAAGGATCGGGGATGGCAACCGTTGGAAGAACAATGGGGCAATTATGGTTGGGTCACGTTTCTTCAATTGCGCCCCGGCACGAACCTTAAATCGGTAGAAGAGAAGCTTACCCAGATCAACATCAAGCATCAGCCGGCGTTGAAGCCCGTAGACGTAGGTTTCTACACGCTCCAATCGCTAAAAGATCTCCATCTCTACGACACCGATGGCAAACCCAGTGGCATGCAAACCGTGAAGATCTTCGCCATCGTGGCAGCGTTGATCCTGCTCATTGCGTCGATCAACTATGTGAACCTTTTCACGGCCCGCGCGACGTTGCGCTCGAAGGAAGTGAGCGTCAGAAAAATTATTGGTGCCTCGCGAAAACAGCTCTTCAATCAATTCGTCGTTCAGACCCTTTTGTTTTTCCTGATCGCTCTAACGGTAGCGCTGGGGTTGATCTCGTTTCTCATGCCCTACTACAACGTGCTTGCCGGCAAGCACATGGTGCTCGATCCATTTAGTCCGATGGTTTGGAAAGTGATTGGCGCCACCTTACTGGTAACGCTGTTGGCTTCCAGCGTTTATCCGGCCATGTTGTTGTCGTCTTTTCACCCGATCCATGCACTGCGCCAAAAATTGTCTTGGGGCATTCGCAATGCGGCGTTCCGAAAAATTTTGGTGGTTTGTCAGTTTGCGTTTTCCGTCGGGCTGATCATTGCCACGCTGATGATCGGCCGGCAGCTCACTTTTTTAAGAGAAAAGGAATTGGGCTATGATAAGTCGTTCGTGATCGGGCTCGACATGAACCGTATGAAAGATCATTTCGAAGAAGTGAAAAGCCAACTGCTCTCCCAGACCAGCATCACGGGTGTCACCAGCGCCACCAACAACATTACTAACGTAGGCGGCGCGTCGCTGGATGTTGACTGGGATGGCAAAGATCCCAATGGCAGTTTCTTTATCCACGACATGGGCATCGACAAGGACTTTATTTCGCTTTTCAAGATCGAGATGATCGAGGGGAAAAATTTTACAGGCGCCGCTACCGATTCGTCTTACTTTATTTTGAATGAAACCGCCGTGCGTGAAAGTGGCATCAAAGATCCGATTGGAAAGCGATTCCGGTTGCATCGTATCGAGGGGACCATCGTGGGGGTAGTGAAAGATTTTCATTTTGTTTCGCTCCGGCAAAAAATAGAACCTTTTGTCTTTCATTATGAGCCCGTGAGTTCGGGATTGTTTGTGAAAGCCAATGCCAATGGCGCGAAGGATGCGTTGCGCCACATCGAGAAGGTGTGGAATCAGTACAATGATGGGTTTCCTTTTGATTACGCCTTTATGGACGAGACGTACGGAAAGCACTACGAGTCGGAGCAGCGGATCGGTATGCTTTTCAATCTTTTTACGGGAATTGCCATCGTGATATCGTGTCTGGGTTTGTTGGGGCTTTCTACTTACACGGCGCAGACGCGTGTGAAGGAGATTGGTATCCGGAAAGTGATGGGGGCGAGTGTAGGAAGTATCGTGGTGATGCTTTCGAAGAATTTTCTGTTGTTGATCGGGATTGCTATTGTCATTGCCACGCCGGTGTCGTTGTGGTTGATGCAAGGTTGGTTGCAGAACTTTGCGTATCAGGTGAGTGTGCAGTGGTGGGTGATCGCGTTGGCTGCGGGGACGGCGGTGTTGATTGCTTTCTTTACGATCAGTTTTCAGTCGGTGCGGGTGGCGTTGGAGAATCCGGTGAAGAGCCTGCGGTCGGAGTAA
- a CDS encoding NADAR family protein, which produces MDYHLNWLKNKFDKGEPLKYIFFWGHSNKAPDEIGKFVFSQWYPSPFTLDGVEYKTAEHWMMAQKARLFGDHEISERILKATKPGEVKELGRKIRGFDEVKWNNEKFEIVKTGNIHKFNQNKKLKEYLLSTADRIIVEASPTDSIWGIGLGQDAKLIEDPHTWKGENLLGFAIMAARDFLRDESLKK; this is translated from the coding sequence ATGGACTATCATCTGAACTGGTTAAAAAATAAGTTTGACAAAGGAGAACCACTCAAATACATCTTCTTCTGGGGCCATTCGAACAAAGCCCCGGATGAAATTGGAAAATTTGTTTTCAGTCAATGGTATCCTTCACCGTTCACATTGGATGGCGTAGAATACAAAACGGCTGAACATTGGATGATGGCCCAAAAAGCGCGTTTGTTTGGAGACCACGAAATTTCCGAGCGGATCTTAAAAGCCACAAAGCCCGGGGAGGTAAAGGAGCTCGGCCGAAAGATCAGGGGATTTGATGAAGTCAAATGGAACAACGAGAAATTTGAAATCGTAAAGACTGGAAATATTCACAAGTTCAATCAAAACAAAAAGCTTAAGGAATATTTGTTGAGTACCGCCGACAGGATCATTGTAGAAGCAAGCCCAACCGATTCCATCTGGGGAATTGGGCTCGGCCAAGATGCTAAACTGATTGAAGATCCCCATACCTGGAAAGGGGAGAACTTATTGGGGTTTGCCATCATGGCGGCAAGAGATTTTTTGCGCGACGAGTCGCTGAAGAAATAA